Proteins co-encoded in one Uranotaenia lowii strain MFRU-FL unplaced genomic scaffold, ASM2978415v1 HiC_scaffold_36, whole genome shotgun sequence genomic window:
- the LOC129760001 gene encoding kinesin-like protein KIF17, translating to MAENVKVVVRCRPMNKREQQAGYKNIIQIDNSCVNLDNPSDSNAPQKSFKFDNTYGYAATTENIYSDICYPLVESVLEGYNATIFAYGQTGCGKSHTMQGTTYNVAGVDPNNANNIGIIPRSFEHVFEAIAVSSDVRYLVLVSYLEIYNETIRDLLQVSGGSGPSLALKEIPGEGVTVQGLSMHTVHGMKECIELLEMGAKNRIVGATLMNIESSRSHSIFTISLEQMSTNGSKDAVIKRGKLNLVDLAGSERQSKTGATGDRLKEATKINLSLSALGNVISALVDGKTKHVPYRDSKLTRLLQDSLGGNTKTLMIACISPADSNYDETLSTLRYASRAKSIANKPKVNEDPKDAMLREYQQEIKRLKQMLLSEGKSLDVDQESTAVPPTPLMIDEERRLLTGQYESQLSNLRKDYEQQKIAKQELVKDIEKIKSYYEGQMQQLVSKKHPPKTTVEVVSNNVATTVPPSVDKKEIYGRIKEIKDALIGGERANDVQLKEKRYRNKLASEKRLNALAHVISRVEQSEDRDLLQGHYTDIQQELKVRYEQIRTQRKRIKSLERDISDIQSEFQIDRADYLATIRILEKKVLFFDAVFQKAMPVLRKDGRYWNLEVLEMDSEWNDDLKKWKLPDDALLRVRLPPAENGNNQNQPPSSPAKSGRDSQTSLTAPGRLERSSTLILTKLPDFGANPSASDNRGKKEFLSKSTNCNPFPKIEDVTLNYFRPRRAAELVYRSGWGNVQK from the exons ATGGCGGAGAACGTAAAAGTAGTGGTCCGCTGTCGGCCTATGAACAAACGAGAACAACAAGCGGGGTACAAG AACATTATACAAATCGACAATTCTTGCGTGAATTTGGACAATCCAAGCGATTCGAACGCTCCACAGAAGTCGTTCAAATTTGATAACACCTATGGTTATGCAGCTACTACGGAGAACATTTACAGCGACATCTGCTATCCGCTAGTGGAG AGTGTACTCGAAGGCTACAATGCGACTATTTTTGCGTACGGTCAGACTGGATGCGGAAAGTCGCACACCATGCAGGGCACAACCTACAACGTAGCGGGAGTGGATCCAAACAATGCCAACAACATCGGTATCATACCGAGATCTTTCGAGCATGTATTCGAAGCAATAGCTGTGAGCAGTGACGTGCGATATTTGGTGTTAGTGAGCTACTTGGAGATTTACAATGAGACCATTAGGGATCTGTTGCAAGTTTCCGGTGGTAGCGGACCGAGTTTGGCGCTGAAAGAGATTCCTGGTGAAGGAGTCACGGTTCAGGGGCTTTCCATGCATACAGTCCATGGGATGAAGGAATGTATTGAGCTGCTGGAAATGGGAGCTAAAAATCGCATCGTTGGAGCAACGTTGATGAACATTGAGAGTTCTCGATCACATTCAATTTTTACCATTAGTCTAGAACAAATGTCAACAAATGGCAGTAAGGATGCTGTGATAAAGCGGGGGAAGTTGAACCTGGTCGATCTAGCCGGTTCTGAGCGTCAAAGCAAGACAGGAGCGACTGGCGATCGGTTGAAGGAAGCTACCAAAATCAATCTTTCCCTATCTGCGCTGGGAAATGTGATCTCGGCACTGGTCGATGGAAAGACAAAACATGTACCTTACAGGGATTCTAAACTGACAAGGCTGCTTCAAGACTCGCTTGGCGGGAACACGAAAACTTTAATGATAGCATGTATATCACCGGCGGATTCGAACTACGATGAAACCTTGTCAACGTTGCGCTACGCGAGTCGTGCAAAGAGTATTGCAAATAAACCTAAAGTGAACGAAGATCCCAAAGATGCCATGCTGAGAGAATATCAGCAAGAAATTAAACGATTGAAACAAATGCTTCTCAGTGAAGGCAAATCGCTAGATGTGGATCAAGAAAGTACTGCTGTGCCTCCAACACCGCTTATGATTGATGAAGAAAGGCGATTACTAACAGGACAGTATGAGTCGCAGCTTTCCAACCTGAGAAAGGATTACGAGCAACAAAAAATCGCCAAACAAGAGCTGGTCAAAgacatagaaaaaattaaatcttattATGAGGGACAAATGCAACAGCTGGTATCAAAGAAACATCCGCCCAAGACTACAGTTGAAGTCGTTTCAAACAACGTGGCAACGACTGTGCCTCCTTCTGTAGATAAAAAGGAAATCTATGGTAGAATTAAAGAAATCAAAGATGCACTTATCGGTGGAGAACGAGCCAATGATGTTCAACTCAAAGAGAAGCGATACAGAAACAAACTAGCTTCGGAAAAACGACTCAATGCTCTGGCACACGTGATCAGTCGTGTGGAGCAAAGCGAAGATCGCGATCTTCTTCAAGGCCATTACACGGATATTCAACAGGAGCTTAAAGTACGTTACGAGCAGATTCGGACCCAACGTAAACGGATCAAATCTTTAGAGCGTGACATTTCCGACATTCAGAGTGAATTTCAAATAGATAGAGCGGACTACCTAGCTACTATAAGAATCCTTGAAAAGAAGGTTCTATTCTTCGATGCGGTGTTCCAGAAAGCCATGCCAGTACTGAGGAAAGATGGTCGGTATTGGAATCTCGAAGTTCTCGAAATGGACTCGGAGTGGAACGACGATctgaaaaaatggaaacttCCGGATGATGCTCTACTGAGAGTTCGATTACCTCCAG CTGAAAACGGTAACAACCAAAACCAACCGCCATCGTCGCCGGCCAAATCTGGTAGGGACAGTCAAACTTCCCTGACGGCACCGGGACGATTGGAGCGCAGCTCAACGTTAATTCTCACAAAGCTCCCCGATTTCGGCGCAAATCCATCGGCTAGTGACAACCGGGGGAAAAAGGAATTTCTCAGTAAAAGTACCAACTGTAACCCGTTCCCCAAGATCGAAGATGTgactttaaattattttaggCCCAGAAGAGCTGCAGAGTTAGTGTATAGGAGTGGGTGGGGAAATGTGCAAAAATAG
- the LOC129760003 gene encoding NAD(P)H-hydrate epimerase: MIISNLLKRLSSSSTISHKFSTIKRSLTAMKYLNQQEAISVDEELFNDYKFSVDQLMELAGLSCAHAIADCYDNQTLKNRKVLVCCGPGNNGGDGLVAARHLALMDYKPRVYYPKRSDKQLFVNLQHQCESMGITVDKECPSLELVEQEYGLIIDALFGFSFRPPVRESFTSVMDILKKTTVPIVSVDIPSGWHVEDGPLDASSFSPDCLISLTAPKLCAQHLKNSKHYLGGRFVPPKLQQKYSMGLPNYEGNNLFVRLC, encoded by the exons atgattatttcaaatttgttaaaaagatTATCGAGTTCAAGTACAATTTCG CATAAATTCTCAACCATCAAGAGATCGCTAACAGCcatgaaatatttaaatcagCAAGAAGCAATAAGTGTAGACGAGGAGCTTTTTAACGATTATAAATTCAGTGTCGATCAGTTGATGGAACTAGCTGGCCTAAGCTGTGCCCATGCCATCGCTGACTGTTACGACAATCAAACGCTTAAAAACCGCAAAGTACTAGTTTGCTGCGGACCAGGAAACAACGGTGGAGATGGGTTAGTTGCAGCTAGGCATTTAGCTCTGATGGATTACAAACCACGTGTATACTATCCGAAACGCAGCGATAAGCAATTGTTTGTCAACCTGCAGCATCAGTGCGAATCGATGGGAATAACAGTTGACAAAGAATGTCCTTCCTTAGAGCTGGTTGAGCAGGAATACGGACTGATAATAGATGCACTTTTTGGATTCAGCTTTCGGCCGCCTGTGAGGGAATCATTCACATCGGTGATGGACATTCTAAAGAAAACAACTGTACCTATTGTTAG cGTTGACATTCCAAGTGGTTGGCATGTGGAAGACGGCCCTCTCGATGCGAGTTCTTTCTCACCAGACTGTCTGATCTCATTGACTGCTCCTAAACTGTGTGCGCAGCacctaaaaaattcaaaacactatCTTGGTGGACGATTCGTTCCCCCTAAACTACAGCAAAAGTACTCAATGGGGTTGCCGAATTATGAAGGTAACAATCTATTTGTAAGACTGTGTTAA
- the LOC129760002 gene encoding saccharopine dehydrogenase-like oxidoreductase isoform X1, which translates to MSIARNLDVIIFGASGFTGKYAILEGVKVLAGLKWGVAGRNKEKLSSTLAEIGQKVNTDLSGVPIVLADVGNQKSLVQMAQQCRVVVNCCGPYRLYGEPVIQACLEAETNHVDVSGEPQFLEGMQLKYHEAAAEKGIYLISACGFDSIPADMGTVFLEQQFDGVVNSVEAYVTSKMKGRREMGFIHYGTWASAVHAIANMDEVGKIRRDLFKTKLPEIEPKLKEKSAIHKSNAGKWSLPFMGADRSCVMRTQRFFYETENKRPLQMKAYISFGNFVEVCAVSFVGAIFWLLVKSSLGQNLLLNYPRLFSLGAVSHEGASEEAMNNTFFTLHFEGRGWEEKLSDPKEKYSYPPNKVIQTKVSGKNPGYGATCVALLLSARTILQESDKMPGRGGFLTPGAAFAKTNLIQQLCENGFTFEVVSKAKL; encoded by the exons GTCGATAGCTCGGAATTTGGATGTCATCATATTCGGCGCGTCGGGTTTCACCGGAAAGTATGCCATCTTGGAGGGTGTGAAGGTTCTTGCCGGACTAAAATGGGGAGTGGCTGGACGGAACAAGGAAAAGCTGTCATCGACCTTGGCTGAGATAGGACAGAAAGTGAACACTGATCTGTCTGGGGTGCCGATCGTGCTGGCCGATGTCGGAAATCAAAAGTCACTGGTACAGATGGCACAGCAATGTCGGGTCGTAGTCAATTGTTGTGGCCCCTATAGGTTGTATGGAGAGCCAGTAATCCAGGCGTGTTTGGAAGCTGAAACTAATCATGTCGATGTTAGCGGCGAGCCACAGTTTTTGGAGGGTATGCAGCTTAAATATCACGAGGCAGCGGCAGAAAAGGGAATCTATCTGATCTCGGCTTGCGGTTTCGACAGCATTCCCGCGGACATGGGGACGGTATTCTTGGAGCAGCAATTTGACGGTGTGGTCAATTCTGTTGAAGCTTATGTAACTTCCAAAATGAAGGGAAGGCGAGAGATGGGTTTCATTCACTACGGTACGTGGGCATCTGCTGTCCATGCTATTGCCAACATGGATGAGGTAGGTAAAATTCGGAGGGACCTCTTCAAGACTAAGCTACCGGAAATCGAGCCTAAGCTGAAGGAAAAATCTGCCATTCACAAATCCAATGCTGGCAAATGGTCGTTACCCTTCATGGGTGCAGATAGATCGTGCGTGATGAGAACGCAGCGATTTTTCTACGAAACCGAAAACAAGCGACCGCTTCAAATGAAAGCCTATATTTCCTTCGG AAACTTCGTAGAAGTTTGTGCAGTGTCTTTTGTaggcgctattttttggttgctGGTGAAATCATCACTGGGACAAAATCTTCTGCTCAACTATCCCAGACTATTCTCACTAGGAGCGGTTTCTCATGAGGGAGCATCTGAAGAGGCAATGAACAATACATTTTTCACGTTGCATTTCGAGGGACGCGGATGGGAGGAAAAATTAAGCGATCCAAAGGAAAAATATTCCTATCCTCCAAATAAAGTGATCCAAACAAAAGTCTCCGGAAAAAATCCTGGCTACGGTGCAACTTGCGTGGCTCTGCTACTGTCTGCACGAACAATTCTACAGGAGTCGGATAAAATGCCCGGCCG AGGTGGTTTTCTCACGCCCGGTGCCGCATTCGCGAAAACCAACCTAATCCAGCAACTTTGTGAAAATGGTTTCACTTTCGAAGTGGTTTCCAAAGCCAAACTGTGA
- the LOC129760005 gene encoding cytochrome c oxidase subunit NDUFA4-like — MRGWGLNAFKEPLTWPLYALCIGDLIWVSSMSMRCLFKNPDVCLDHKNNPEPWQAYRNKAYRLIPNKYDYSQPHPAPIIANGKVIEPKKK; from the exons ATGCGAGGCTGGGGTCTTAATGCCTTCAAGGAACCGTTG ACTTGGCCACTCTATGCGCTATGTATTGGCGATCTAATTTGGGTTAGCTCGATGTCCATGCGTTGCCTGTTCAAAAATCCCGATGTCTGTCTAGATCACAAGAATAACCCTGAGCCCTGGCAAGCTTACCGGAATAAAGCCTATCGT CTGATACCGAACAAGTACGATTATTCTCAGCCACATCCAGCACCAATAATAGCAAATGGAAAAGTTATTGAACCGAAAAAGAAGTGA
- the LOC129760002 gene encoding saccharopine dehydrogenase-like oxidoreductase isoform X2, protein MAQQCRVVVNCCGPYRLYGEPVIQACLEAETNHVDVSGEPQFLEGMQLKYHEAAAEKGIYLISACGFDSIPADMGTVFLEQQFDGVVNSVEAYVTSKMKGRREMGFIHYGTWASAVHAIANMDEVGKIRRDLFKTKLPEIEPKLKEKSAIHKSNAGKWSLPFMGADRSCVMRTQRFFYETENKRPLQMKAYISFGNFVEVCAVSFVGAIFWLLVKSSLGQNLLLNYPRLFSLGAVSHEGASEEAMNNTFFTLHFEGRGWEEKLSDPKEKYSYPPNKVIQTKVSGKNPGYGATCVALLLSARTILQESDKMPGRGGFLTPGAAFAKTNLIQQLCENGFTFEVVSKAKL, encoded by the exons ATGGCACAGCAATGTCGGGTCGTAGTCAATTGTTGTGGCCCCTATAGGTTGTATGGAGAGCCAGTAATCCAGGCGTGTTTGGAAGCTGAAACTAATCATGTCGATGTTAGCGGCGAGCCACAGTTTTTGGAGGGTATGCAGCTTAAATATCACGAGGCAGCGGCAGAAAAGGGAATCTATCTGATCTCGGCTTGCGGTTTCGACAGCATTCCCGCGGACATGGGGACGGTATTCTTGGAGCAGCAATTTGACGGTGTGGTCAATTCTGTTGAAGCTTATGTAACTTCCAAAATGAAGGGAAGGCGAGAGATGGGTTTCATTCACTACGGTACGTGGGCATCTGCTGTCCATGCTATTGCCAACATGGATGAGGTAGGTAAAATTCGGAGGGACCTCTTCAAGACTAAGCTACCGGAAATCGAGCCTAAGCTGAAGGAAAAATCTGCCATTCACAAATCCAATGCTGGCAAATGGTCGTTACCCTTCATGGGTGCAGATAGATCGTGCGTGATGAGAACGCAGCGATTTTTCTACGAAACCGAAAACAAGCGACCGCTTCAAATGAAAGCCTATATTTCCTTCGG AAACTTCGTAGAAGTTTGTGCAGTGTCTTTTGTaggcgctattttttggttgctGGTGAAATCATCACTGGGACAAAATCTTCTGCTCAACTATCCCAGACTATTCTCACTAGGAGCGGTTTCTCATGAGGGAGCATCTGAAGAGGCAATGAACAATACATTTTTCACGTTGCATTTCGAGGGACGCGGATGGGAGGAAAAATTAAGCGATCCAAAGGAAAAATATTCCTATCCTCCAAATAAAGTGATCCAAACAAAAGTCTCCGGAAAAAATCCTGGCTACGGTGCAACTTGCGTGGCTCTGCTACTGTCTGCACGAACAATTCTACAGGAGTCGGATAAAATGCCCGGCCG AGGTGGTTTTCTCACGCCCGGTGCCGCATTCGCGAAAACCAACCTAATCCAGCAACTTTGTGAAAATGGTTTCACTTTCGAAGTGGTTTCCAAAGCCAAACTGTGA
- the LOC129760006 gene encoding cytochrome c oxidase subunit NDUFA4-like has translation MVQGLQGMSMASLKKNPALIPLYACIAVGSFAAVFYTLRLAISSPEVTWNRTSNPEPWEAYRNKQHKFMSPVRDYSKIESPAPKYQE, from the exons ATGGTTCAAGGATTGCAGGGAATGTCTATGGCCAGCCTGAAGAAAAATCCAGCG CTGATTCCGCTTTATGCTTGTATCGCCGTTGGTTCTTTTGCTGCCGTTTTCTACACCCTTCGGCTGGCTATCTCTAGCCCCGAAGTCACCTGGAACCGCACCAGCAATCCGGAACCCTGGGAAGCTTACAGGAACAAGCAGCACAAG ttcatgtCCCCAGTCCGGGACTACTCCAAAATTGAGAGCCCAGCCCCGAAATACCAGGAATAA